A stretch of DNA from Myxococcota bacterium:
TGCCGTCCCTGCAGTTCGCCGACGGGTCCGATCTCGCCGACGGCGCGACGCGTCAGTGGCTGGCCGACGAAGTCCTGACGGGCGCGGATGCGGCCGCAGCCGCTCCGGCCCCGGCCGGCGCCACCTCGATCGATCCGGCCGAACTCGCGGCACTGCGCCGCGAGGTGCCGGGCCTGATCAAGAAGGGGCAGATCGCCGAGGCCCAGACCCGGGTCGAGGCTCTCTACGCCGAGGACCGCTCGCCCCAGGGCCGCTTCCGCGAACGGCTGGAGCTGGCGACGCTCTGCTTCGACGCGGGGAAGCCGCGCATCGCGCTCGGCATCCTCGACGGCCTCGAGTCCGAGACCCGCACCCACGAGCTGGATCGCTGGGATCCCGGTCTCGCGGCCCAGGTGTTGGCGGCGCTCTACCGCGCCCACCTGAAGGTGCTCGGGAAGAATGCGACGCCGGAGCAAGCCGAGCGTCGTGAAGACGTGTTCGGGCGGTTGTGTCGGCTGGATCCGGCCCTCGCCGCCAACCTCGATTGAAGCGCGGACCCGCTCCGCAAGGGAGAACGACATGGCCAAGGAATCATCGGTTGCGCCCAAAGAGCGCATCAACATCGTCTACAAGCCCGCCACGAACATGGACGAGGACGTCGAGCTGCCCCTCAAGGTGGTGGTGATGGGCGACTTCACGGGCCGGGAAGAGGACACCGCGCTCGAGGACCGGAAGCGGATCAGCATCGACAAGGACAACTTCAACGACGTCCTCGCCGAGCAGAAGATCAACGTCCAGCTGGGCGTTCCGGATCGCCTCAACCCCACCGCCGAAGAGGGCGACGAGGTCGCGGTGAATCTGAACATCCAGAACATGAAGGACTTCCAGCCCGACGCGATCGTGGAGAACGTCCCTGAGCTGAAGAGCCTGCTGGAGATTCGCGAGGCCCTGGTCGCCCTCAAGGGGCCGCTCGGCAACGTGAAGGCCTTCAGCAAGAAGCTCAAGGAGGCGCTGGCCGACGACACGGCGCGTGAGAAGCTGATGAAGGAGCTCAACCTGGGTGGCGGCGACGGCGGAGCCCCCGCCGAGGCCCCGGCCGCCGAAGCTCCCGCGGGCGACGAGCCCAGCGAGAGCTGACCTCCTAGAGTCCACACCCCATTCCGAGACGAGGGATCACCCATCATGTCCGACGAACAGACCCAGGCCGCAGAGGCCCCCGCCGCCGAGGCGACCGAAACCGCCTCGCTGCTCGATGAGATCACCGCGCAGACGAAGCGCAAGCCCGACGACGCCGACTACGGGCAGGTCAAGCGAGGCGTGGAGGTACTCCTCGGCGAGCTGCTGTCTCCGAAGCGGGAAGGCGAGCGCATCGACAAGGCCCTCGTCGACGCCATGATCGCCGAGCTCGACGAAAAGATGAGCCGACAGCTCGACGAGATCCTCCACCACTCGGATTTCCAGAAGCTCGAGAGCGCCTGGACCGGCCTGAAGCTGCTCGTGGATCGCACGAACTTCCGCGAGAACAACAAGGTCGAGATCTTCCAGGCGACGAAGCAGGAGCTGATCGACGACTTCGAGGACAGCCCGGAGATCCCGAAGTCGGGTCTCTACAAGAAGGTCTACTCGGAGGAATACGGTCAGTTCGGTGGCGAGCCGGTCGGTGCCATCATCGGCAACTACGACTTCGGGCCGGGCGCCCAGGACGTGAAGCTGATGCAGAACATCGCCGCCTGCTCGACGATGTCCCACGCCCCCTTCATCGCCTCGGCCGGCCCCCAGTTCTTCGGGTTGGACGAGTTCTCGGGCCTTCCGAACATGAAGGACCTGAGCTCGGTGTTCGAAGGGCCGCAGTACATGAAGTGGCGCTCGTTCCGCGAGTCCGAAGACTCACGCTACGTCGGGCTCACCTGCCCCCGCTACCTCGGCCGGCTTCCGTACGGCGAGGAGAACGTGCCGGTGAAGTCCTTCAACTACGAAGAGAACGTGCGCGGTAGTCACGACGACTACCTCTGGTGCAACGCCTCGTTCGCCTTCGCGACCCGGCTCACCGACGCCTTCGCGAAGTGGCGCTGGTGCGCCAACATCATCGGCCCCAAGGCCGGCGGCGCGGTCGAGGATCTGCCGATCCACCTGTTCGACGAGATGGGCGAGACGACCACGAAGATTCCGACGGAGATCATGGTCACCGATCGCCGAGAGTTCGAGCTCGCCGAAGAAGGGTTCATCCCGCTCACGTACCGGAAGGGCAGCGACAACGCCTGCTTCTTCTCTGCGAACTCCTGCCAGAAGCCGAAGTACTTCGGCCAGAGCAAGGAAGCGAAGGAGAACGAGACCAACTACAAGCTCGGCACCCAGCTTCCCTACATGTTCATGGTCTCCCGGCTGGCTCACTACCTGAAGGTGCTCCAGCGCGAGAACATCGGGACCTGGCAGACGCGCACGAAGCTCCAGGACGAGCTTCAGACGTGGCTCTCGCAGTACGTCAACGACACCGAGAACCCGCAGCCGGGCGTGGTCGGTCGTCGCCCGCTGAAGAAGGCGAAGATCGACGTCGAGGACATCGAGGGCGATCCGGGCTGGTACAAGGTCGACATGAAGATCGTGCCCCACATCAAGTACCAGGGCGCCAACTTCACCCTCGGCCTGGTCGGCAAGATGGAGAGCGAGTAGCCGGCAGGCGCGCGCTCCGATGAGTTCCGTTCAAGGGCTGTTCGAGCGTCTGCGGGATCCGAACGCTGCGGGGCAGCGTTCGGTCCAGCAGCGCGCCGACCGCGTCTACTCGTCGGTGCTTCACCACCTCGCGCGTCTGCTGAATACGCGCGAGGGCGAGAGCGCTTGCGTGCCGGGCTACGGCCTTCCGGCACTCACGGACATCGATACCTCGGCACGGGCCGATGATCTCCGTCGCGCGATCGAACGAGCAATCGCCGCGTTCGAGCCGCGCCTGAACGGTGCCCGCGTGAAGCTGCTCCCGCCGGATCCGGCCGAGCCGCTGAAGCTCCGCTTCGAGGTGAGCGGACGGATCGTTACCGAGGACGAGCGACTCAGTGTTCGCTTCAGCACCGTGGCCGACTCGGCCCTGGGCTGGAAGATCTCGTCGTGACCCCGCGCGCCCCCCGCCCCCATGTTCCGTGAACGCTTCCAGGAGGAGATCGAGTATCTGAGGGAACTCGGACGGGCGATGGCCCGCGAGTATCCCGTGCTCGAGCCCTTCCTCGACGGCGCCGAAGGTGACGCGGCCATCGAGCGGATCCTGGAGGGAGCCGCCTTCCTCTCGGCCCAGCTGCGCGAGAAGCTCGACGACGACATTCCCGAGCTGACACACCCGATGCTGGAGGCGCTGGCCCCGCAGCTGATGCGCCCCGGGCCGGCGATGTCGCTGCTCGAGTTCCTGCCGCAGGGGCAGCTCGTCTCCGAGCCGCTCCGCGTGCCGGCCGGCACCGAGGTCGACTCCCGTGAGGTCGAAGGGGTTTCCTGTCGGTTCCAGACCGCCTGGGACGTGACCCTGCTCCCGATCGGCCTGGAAGACGCCCGCATCGAAGGGGAGGTGGATGGGCCCTGCGAGCTGGTGCTCGACTTCATGCTCGCCACCGGCGTCAAGCCCGAGGATCTCGATCTCGATCGGATCCGCCTGTTCCTGACGGGAGACCCCGAGGTCCGGAGCACCCTCTACCACTTCCTCGCCGAGGCCGTGGGGGACGTGACGATCCGACCCGAGGGCGAGGGCCCGGCGGCTGCACGCCGGTTGCCGCCGGATGCGGTTCGCCCCGCGGGTTTCCGGGAGGACGAGCGGCTGTGGCCCGAGGCGGGCGGGCTGCCCCCGGCGTTCCGGCTGCTCCACGAGTTCTTCACGTTCTCCGAGAAGTTCTGGTTCGTCGACGTGGAGGGCGTCGGCAACCTGGGCCTGCTGGGCGACGGTCGGAAGTTCGCGTTGCGCATCGCCTTCGATCGCCCTCGGCCCCCCGCGCTCCGCGCGAGTCCGAGCGATTTTCGGCTGAATTGCACCCCCATCGTGAACCTCTTCACACGGAAGTCCGAGGCGATCCCCCTAGTCTCCGGGCGTAGCGAGTTCCGGGTGGTCCCGGTCGATGCGGAGGCAGGTCGCGTGGAGGTGTACGGGGTGAACAAGGTCGAGGGTTGGACCCAGGGCGCCGTGGAGCGCCAGGAGTTCCCCGCCTTCGACACGCTCGCGCTTCCGGGCAGCCGGACGGAAGGGGCGGCCTTCTTCCGGGTGCGGAGCGGAGCCTCGGTGGCCGACCGACGCG
This window harbors:
- the tssB gene encoding type VI secretion system contractile sheath small subunit, with the protein product MAKESSVAPKERINIVYKPATNMDEDVELPLKVVVMGDFTGREEDTALEDRKRISIDKDNFNDVLAEQKINVQLGVPDRLNPTAEEGDEVAVNLNIQNMKDFQPDAIVENVPELKSLLEIREALVALKGPLGNVKAFSKKLKEALADDTAREKLMKELNLGGGDGGAPAEAPAAEAPAGDEPSES
- the tssF gene encoding type VI secretion system baseplate subunit TssF, which gives rise to MFRERFQEEIEYLRELGRAMAREYPVLEPFLDGAEGDAAIERILEGAAFLSAQLREKLDDDIPELTHPMLEALAPQLMRPGPAMSLLEFLPQGQLVSEPLRVPAGTEVDSREVEGVSCRFQTAWDVTLLPIGLEDARIEGEVDGPCELVLDFMLATGVKPEDLDLDRIRLFLTGDPEVRSTLYHFLAEAVGDVTIRPEGEGPAAARRLPPDAVRPAGFREDERLWPEAGGLPPAFRLLHEFFTFSEKFWFVDVEGVGNLGLLGDGRKFALRIAFDRPRPPALRASPSDFRLNCTPIVNLFTRKSEAIPLVSGRSEFRVVPVDAEAGRVEVYGVNKVEGWTQGAVERQEFPAFDTLALPGSRTEGAAFFRVRSGASVADRRVDTWISLVDEHQLPANLEVDSGIAELLCTNGDLPAQLGEGEIDRATVTSPPVARFRNIGRVTPGAMPPIDAELPWRLLAQFSLNRHALANASALRWVIASFDLRGLRDRQARRATERWLDGILDVRAVPEDVFSQGIASRGVCIEVELDAACFDGPGEISLFVRLLAELAPMFATENAATRLVAVIQPSGERWESPTRFGRQPVI
- the tssC gene encoding type VI secretion system contractile sheath large subunit; amino-acid sequence: MSDEQTQAAEAPAAEATETASLLDEITAQTKRKPDDADYGQVKRGVEVLLGELLSPKREGERIDKALVDAMIAELDEKMSRQLDEILHHSDFQKLESAWTGLKLLVDRTNFRENNKVEIFQATKQELIDDFEDSPEIPKSGLYKKVYSEEYGQFGGEPVGAIIGNYDFGPGAQDVKLMQNIAACSTMSHAPFIASAGPQFFGLDEFSGLPNMKDLSSVFEGPQYMKWRSFRESEDSRYVGLTCPRYLGRLPYGEENVPVKSFNYEENVRGSHDDYLWCNASFAFATRLTDAFAKWRWCANIIGPKAGGAVEDLPIHLFDEMGETTTKIPTEIMVTDRREFELAEEGFIPLTYRKGSDNACFFSANSCQKPKYFGQSKEAKENETNYKLGTQLPYMFMVSRLAHYLKVLQRENIGTWQTRTKLQDELQTWLSQYVNDTENPQPGVVGRRPLKKAKIDVEDIEGDPGWYKVDMKIVPHIKYQGANFTLGLVGKMESE
- the tssE gene encoding type VI secretion system baseplate subunit TssE, whose product is MSSVQGLFERLRDPNAAGQRSVQQRADRVYSSVLHHLARLLNTREGESACVPGYGLPALTDIDTSARADDLRRAIERAIAAFEPRLNGARVKLLPPDPAEPLKLRFEVSGRIVTEDERLSVRFSTVADSALGWKISS